One Ricinus communis isolate WT05 ecotype wild-type chromosome 7, ASM1957865v1, whole genome shotgun sequence genomic region harbors:
- the LOC112535341 gene encoding phospholipase A1-IIdelta has translation MLSTYAKSKKAEGFDIPVAALVFGSPQVGNKAFNDRFKKHSNLKVLHIKNQIDAIPHYPGRLLGYEYTGTELEIDTRKSPSLKGSKNPSDWHNLQAMLHIVAGWNGDKEPFELKVKRSLALVNKSCAFLKDECLVPGSWWVEKNRGMVRGDDGEWTLAPADEEDQPVPEY, from the exons ATGTTGTCTACTTATGCAAAATCCAAGAAAGCTGAAGGTTTTG ATATTCCTGTAGCAGCTCTTGTCTTTGGTTCACCACAAGTTGGGAATAAAGCTTTCAATGACAGGTTCAAAAAGCATTCAAATCTTAAAGTTCTTCATATCAAGAATCAGATTGATGCTATTCCACACTATCCAGGACGATTGTTGGGATATGAGTATACTGGAACTGAGCTTGAAATTGATACAAGGAAGTCACCAAGCTTGAAAGGTTCAAAGAATCCTAGTGACTGGCACAATTTGCAGGCTATGTTGCATATAGTAGCAGGATGGAATGGCGATAAAGAACCATTTGAGCTAAAAGTGAAGAGAAGCTTGGCTTTAGTTAATAAATCATGTGCTTTCTTGAAAGATGAATGCTTGGTGCCTGGATCATGGTGGGTAGAGAAGAATAGAGGTATGGTCAGAGGTGACGATGGAGAATGGACGTTGGCTCCGGCGGATGAGGAGGACCAGCCTGTCCCTGAATATTGA